A portion of the Citrobacter rodentium NBRC 105723 = DSM 16636 genome contains these proteins:
- the eutJ gene encoding ethanolamine utilization protein EutJ, with product MAHDEQRWLTPRLQKAAELCNQTPAASDAPLWLGVDLGTCDVVSMVVDADAQPVAVCLDWADVVRDGIVWDFFGAVTIVRRHLDALEQQLGCRFTHAATSFPPGTDPRISVNVLESAGLEVSHVLDEPTAVADLLQLDNAGVVDIGGGTTGIAIVKQGNVTSSADEATGGHHISLTLAGNRRIPLEEAEQYKRSHAQEIWPVVKPVYEKMAEIVARHIEGQGIHDLWLAGGSCMQPGVDDLFRQRFPALRVHLPRHSLFMTPLAIANSGKEKAEGIYAS from the coding sequence ATGGCGCACGACGAACAACGCTGGCTGACGCCGCGGCTGCAAAAGGCCGCGGAGCTGTGCAATCAAACGCCCGCCGCGAGCGATGCTCCGCTGTGGCTGGGGGTGGATCTGGGCACCTGCGACGTGGTGTCGATGGTGGTTGACGCCGACGCGCAGCCGGTGGCGGTCTGTCTCGACTGGGCCGACGTCGTGCGCGACGGCATCGTCTGGGATTTCTTTGGCGCCGTCACCATCGTGCGCCGCCATCTTGACGCGCTTGAGCAGCAGCTTGGCTGTCGTTTCACCCATGCGGCGACCTCGTTCCCGCCGGGCACCGATCCGCGTATTTCGGTCAATGTGCTGGAGTCCGCCGGGCTGGAAGTGAGCCATGTACTGGACGAACCAACCGCGGTAGCGGATCTGCTGCAACTTGATAACGCCGGGGTAGTGGATATCGGCGGCGGCACCACCGGCATCGCCATTGTTAAGCAGGGCAACGTGACCAGCTCCGCCGATGAGGCCACCGGCGGGCATCACATTTCGCTGACCCTTGCCGGCAACCGTCGTATCCCGCTGGAAGAGGCGGAGCAGTACAAGCGCAGCCATGCGCAGGAGATCTGGCCGGTGGTGAAGCCGGTATACGAAAAAATGGCGGAAATTGTCGCCCGCCATATCGAAGGGCAGGGGATTCACGATCTGTGGCTGGCGGGCGGTTCCTGTATGCAGCCGGGCGTCGACGATCTGTTTCGTCAGCGCTTCCCGGCATTACGGGTGCATCTGCCGCGGCACAGCCTGTTTATGACGCCGCTGGCGATCGCCAACAGCGGGAAAGAGAAAGCGGAGGGAATCTATGCAAGCTGA
- the eutN gene encoding ethanolamine utilization microcompartment protein EutN → MKLAVVTGQIVCTVRHPGLAHDKLLMVEMIDAAGRPDGQCAVAIDSIGAGTGEWVLLVSGSSARQAHRSEASPVDLCVIGIVDEVVAGGQVIFHK, encoded by the coding sequence ATGAAACTGGCAGTCGTCACAGGACAGATCGTCTGTACCGTCCGCCATCCGGGACTGGCGCACGACAAGCTGCTGATGGTCGAGATGATCGATGCCGCAGGCAGGCCCGACGGGCAGTGCGCCGTCGCCATCGACAGCATCGGGGCAGGAACCGGCGAGTGGGTGCTGCTGGTCAGCGGCAGCTCAGCGCGCCAGGCGCACCGCAGCGAGGCGTCGCCGGTCGACCTGTGCGTTATTGGCATCGTCGATGAGGTCGTGGCTGGCGGTCAGGTGATTTTCCATAAATAG
- the pta gene encoding phosphate acetyltransferase: MIIERARQLALRAPASVVFPDALDERVLKAAHYLQQQGLARPVLVASPFVLRQFALSHRVALDGIQVIDPQSNLALREAFARRWLARAGEKTPVDAVEKLCDPLMFAAAMVSAGHADVCIAGNLSSTASVLRAGLRIIGLQPGCKTLSSIFLMLPQYVGPALGFADCSVVPQPTAAQLADIAIASAESWRAITGEEPRVAMLSFSSHGSARHLNVASVQQATEMVRERAPALLVDGELQFDAAFVPEVAAQKAPASPLRGNSNVMVFPSLEAGNIGYKIAQRLGGYRAVGPLIQGLAAPLHDLSRGCSVQEIIELALVAAVPRQTDASRQRDSQTLVV, translated from the coding sequence ATGATTATCGAACGCGCCCGCCAGCTGGCTTTACGCGCGCCAGCCAGCGTGGTTTTCCCGGATGCCCTGGACGAAAGGGTGCTGAAAGCGGCGCACTACCTGCAACAGCAGGGACTGGCCCGTCCGGTGCTGGTCGCCAGTCCGTTCGTCCTGCGGCAGTTCGCCCTGAGCCACCGCGTGGCGCTGGACGGCATTCAGGTTATCGATCCGCAGAGCAATCTCGCCCTGCGTGAAGCGTTTGCCCGGCGCTGGCTGGCGAGAGCGGGTGAGAAAACGCCAGTGGATGCGGTAGAGAAACTCTGCGATCCGCTGATGTTTGCCGCGGCGATGGTCAGCGCGGGTCACGCTGACGTCTGTATCGCCGGAAACCTTTCTTCTACCGCCAGCGTACTGCGCGCCGGGTTACGCATTATCGGCCTTCAGCCCGGCTGTAAAACGCTGTCATCAATCTTCCTGATGCTGCCGCAGTACGTCGGACCGGCGTTAGGGTTCGCCGACTGTAGCGTGGTGCCGCAGCCCACCGCGGCGCAGCTGGCGGACATTGCCATTGCCAGCGCGGAGAGCTGGCGTGCGATAACCGGTGAAGAGCCGCGGGTGGCGATGCTGTCGTTCTCCAGCCACGGCAGCGCCCGTCACCTGAACGTCGCCAGCGTGCAGCAGGCCACGGAGATGGTGCGTGAACGCGCCCCCGCGCTGCTGGTGGACGGCGAACTGCAATTTGACGCCGCTTTTGTGCCGGAAGTCGCCGCGCAAAAAGCGCCCGCCAGTCCGCTGCGCGGCAATTCCAACGTGATGGTTTTTCCGTCGCTGGAGGCGGGAAATATCGGCTACAAAATCGCCCAGCGTCTGGGGGGATACCGCGCCGTCGGGCCGCTGATTCAGGGGCTGGCCGCGCCGCTGCACGACCTTTCCCGGGGCTGTAGCGTACAGGAAATTATCGAACTGGCGTTGGTGGCAGCAGTGCCGCGCCAGACTGACGCGAGCCGCCAGCGCGACTCGCAAACCCTGGTTGTATAA
- the eutS gene encoding ethanolamine utilization microcompartment protein EutS: MNKERIIQEFVPGKQVTLAHLIAHPGEELAKKIGVPEAGAIGIMTLTPGETAMIAGDLAMKAADVHIGFLDRFSGALVIYGSVGAVEEALLQTVSGLGRLLNFTLCELTKN, from the coding sequence ATGAATAAAGAACGCATCATTCAGGAATTTGTGCCGGGTAAACAGGTCACGCTGGCGCATCTTATTGCGCATCCGGGCGAAGAGCTGGCGAAAAAAATCGGCGTACCCGAAGCGGGGGCCATCGGCATTATGACCCTGACCCCCGGTGAAACCGCGATGATTGCTGGCGATCTGGCGATGAAAGCCGCGGATGTCCATATCGGTTTTCTCGATCGGTTCAGCGGGGCGCTGGTGATTTACGGCTCCGTCGGCGCGGTGGAGGAGGCCTTATTGCAGACGGTCAGCGGTCTTGGACGCTTATTAAATTTCACGTTATGCGAGCTGACCAAAAACTAA
- the eutQ gene encoding ethanolamine utilization acetate kinase EutQ, producing MKKLITANDIRAAHARGEQEMSVVLRASIITPEAREVAELLGVTISETDDAAPAASCAETGKSDIQRIRETIIAQLPEGQFTESLVAQLMEKVLKEKQTLEQGEMQPGFKSVTGKGGIKVVDGSSVKFGRFDGAEPHCVGLTDLVTEQDGSSMAAGFMQWDNAFFPWTLNYDEIDMVLEGELHVRHQGETMIAKAGDVMFIPKGSSIEFGTPSTVRFLYVAWPANWQSV from the coding sequence GTGAAAAAACTCATCACAGCTAACGACATACGTGCGGCACACGCACGCGGTGAACAGGAGATGTCGGTGGTCCTGCGCGCCAGCATCATTACCCCGGAAGCGCGTGAGGTCGCGGAGCTACTGGGGGTGACGATAAGCGAAACCGACGATGCCGCGCCTGCGGCGTCCTGTGCGGAGACGGGAAAATCCGACATCCAGCGTATCCGGGAAACCATCATCGCTCAGCTACCGGAAGGTCAGTTCACTGAAAGCCTGGTTGCCCAACTGATGGAGAAAGTGCTGAAGGAAAAACAGACCCTGGAGCAGGGCGAGATGCAGCCGGGCTTTAAATCGGTGACCGGCAAAGGCGGGATCAAAGTTGTTGACGGCAGCAGCGTTAAATTTGGCCGCTTTGATGGCGCCGAACCGCACTGTGTGGGCTTAACCGACCTGGTGACGGAACAGGATGGCAGCAGCATGGCCGCCGGGTTTATGCAGTGGGATAACGCCTTCTTCCCGTGGACGCTGAACTACGACGAAATCGATATGGTGCTGGAAGGCGAACTGCACGTGCGCCATCAGGGCGAAACGATGATCGCCAAAGCGGGCGACGTGATGTTTATTCCGAAAGGCTCCAGCATTGAATTCGGCACGCCGTCGACCGTGCGCTTTCTGTACGTGGCGTGGCCTGCGAACTGGCAATCGGTATGA
- the maeB gene encoding NADP-dependent oxaloacetate-decarboxylating malate dehydrogenase has translation MDDQLKQSALDFHEFPVPGKIQVSPTKPLATQRDLALAYSPGVAAPCLEIEKDPLAAYKYTARGNLVAVISNGTAVLGLGNIGALAGKPVMEGKGVLFKKFAGIDVFDIEVDELDPDKFINVVAALEPTFGGVNLEDIKAPECFYIEQQLRERMNIPVFHDDQHGTAIISTAAILNGLRVVEKNISDVRMVVSGAGAAAIACMNLLVALGMQKHNIVVCDSKGVIYKGREPNMAETKAAYAVEDDGRRTLAEVIDGADIFLGCSGPKVLTQEMVKKMARAPMILALANPEPEILPPLAKEVRPDAIICTGRSDYPNQVNNVLCFPFIFRGALDVGATAINEEMKLAAVHAIAELAHAEQSEVVASAYGDQDLSFGPDYIIPKPFDPRLIVKIAPAVAKAAMDSGVAKRPIADFDVYIDKLTEFVYKTNLFMKPIFSQARKEPKRVVLPEGEEARVLHATQELITLGLAKPILIGRPSVIEMRIQKLGLQIKAGVDFEIVNNESDPRFKEYWSEYYQIMKRRGITQEQAQRAMIGNHTAIGAIMVQRGEADAMICGTIGDYHEHFSVVKEVFGYREGVHAAGAMNALLLPSGNTFIADTYVNDDPTPEELAEITLMAAESVRRFGIEPRVALLSHSNFGSSNAPAASKMREALALIKQRAPELMIDGEMHGDAALVESIRQDRMPDSPLKGSANILVMPNMEAARISYNLLRVSSSEGVTVGPVLMGVAKPVHVLTPIASVRRIVNMVALAVVEAQTQPL, from the coding sequence ATGGATGACCAGTTAAAACAAAGTGCGCTTGATTTCCACGAATTCCCTGTCCCCGGTAAAATTCAGGTTTCTCCGACCAAGCCGCTGGCGACCCAGCGCGATCTGGCGCTCGCCTACTCCCCGGGCGTGGCTGCCCCCTGTCTGGAAATTGAAAAAGATCCGCTGGCTGCTTACAAATACACCGCCCGCGGTAATCTGGTGGCGGTGATCTCCAACGGTACGGCGGTGCTGGGCTTAGGCAACATCGGCGCGCTGGCCGGTAAGCCGGTGATGGAAGGCAAAGGCGTGCTGTTTAAAAAATTCGCGGGTATCGACGTGTTCGATATTGAAGTGGATGAGCTCGATCCGGACAAGTTTATCAACGTGGTGGCGGCGCTGGAGCCGACGTTTGGCGGCGTTAACCTTGAAGATATTAAGGCGCCGGAGTGCTTCTATATCGAGCAGCAGCTGCGTGAACGGATGAACATTCCGGTATTTCACGATGACCAGCACGGCACCGCCATCATCAGCACCGCCGCCATACTGAACGGCCTGCGGGTGGTGGAAAAGAACATCTCCGACGTGCGGATGGTGGTTTCCGGCGCCGGGGCGGCGGCAATCGCCTGTATGAACCTGCTGGTGGCGCTGGGGATGCAGAAACACAACATTGTGGTCTGCGACTCCAAAGGCGTTATCTACAAAGGCCGCGAGCCGAACATGGCGGAAACCAAAGCGGCGTATGCGGTGGAAGATGACGGCAGGCGCACGCTGGCCGAGGTGATTGACGGCGCGGATATTTTCCTCGGCTGTTCAGGCCCGAAAGTGCTGACCCAGGAGATGGTCAAGAAGATGGCCCGTGCGCCGATGATTCTGGCGCTGGCGAACCCGGAGCCGGAAATTCTGCCGCCGCTGGCGAAAGAGGTCCGCCCGGACGCGATTATCTGTACCGGACGCTCGGACTACCCGAACCAGGTCAACAACGTGCTGTGCTTCCCGTTCATCTTCCGTGGCGCGCTGGACGTCGGCGCGACGGCGATCAACGAAGAGATGAAGCTGGCGGCGGTGCACGCTATTGCCGAGCTGGCCCATGCCGAACAGAGCGAAGTGGTGGCGTCGGCCTATGGCGATCAGGATCTGAGCTTTGGTCCGGACTACATTATTCCGAAACCGTTCGATCCGCGCCTGATCGTCAAAATCGCTCCGGCGGTTGCCAAAGCGGCGATGGACTCCGGCGTGGCGAAACGTCCGATCGCCGACTTTGACGTCTATATCGACAAGCTGACCGAGTTTGTCTACAAAACCAATCTGTTCATGAAGCCGATCTTCTCGCAGGCGCGCAAAGAGCCGAAGCGCGTGGTGCTGCCGGAAGGGGAAGAGGCGCGCGTGCTGCACGCCACCCAGGAGTTGATTACGCTCGGGCTGGCGAAGCCCATTCTGATTGGTCGTCCGAGCGTGATCGAAATGCGGATCCAGAAACTCGGATTACAGATTAAAGCGGGCGTCGATTTTGAGATCGTCAACAACGAGTCCGATCCGCGCTTCAAAGAGTACTGGAGCGAGTATTACCAGATCATGAAGCGTCGCGGTATTACCCAGGAGCAGGCGCAGCGGGCGATGATCGGCAATCACACGGCTATCGGCGCGATTATGGTACAGCGCGGCGAAGCCGACGCGATGATCTGTGGCACCATCGGCGACTACCATGAGCATTTCAGCGTGGTGAAAGAGGTGTTCGGCTACCGTGAGGGCGTCCACGCGGCGGGGGCGATGAACGCGCTGCTGCTGCCAAGCGGCAACACCTTTATTGCCGATACCTACGTCAATGACGACCCGACGCCGGAAGAGCTGGCGGAAATCACTCTTATGGCGGCGGAGTCGGTGCGCCGTTTCGGTATTGAACCGCGGGTAGCGCTGCTGTCGCATTCCAACTTTGGTTCGTCGAACGCGCCGGCCGCCAGCAAAATGCGCGAAGCGCTGGCGCTGATTAAACAGCGTGCGCCGGAACTGATGATCGATGGCGAAATGCACGGCGACGCCGCGCTGGTGGAAAGCATTCGTCAGGACCGGATGCCGGACAGCCCGCTGAAGGGATCTGCCAATATTCTGGTGATGCCGAACATGGAAGCGGCGCGTATTAGTTACAACTTACTACGCGTCTCCAGCTCCGAAGGCGTAACGGTCGGGCCGGTATTAATGGGCGTGGCAAAACCGGTACATGTATTAACGCCGATCGCCTCCGTTCGCCGCATCGTAAATATGGTGGCGCTGGCCGTTGTGGAAGCGCAGACGCAGCCGCTGTAA
- the tal gene encoding transaldolase, which yields MNQLDGIKQFTTVVADSGDIESIRHYQPEDATTNPSLLLKAAGLDHYSHLIDDALEWGKKRGTTQEQQVAEACDKLAVNFGAEILKSIPGRVSTEVDARLSFDKQKSIEKARHLVDLYQQQGIDKSRILIKLASTWEGIRAAEELEKEGIHCNLTLLFSFAQARACAEAGVYLISPFVGRIYDWYQARSPLDPYVVEEDPGVKSVRNIYDYYKQHRYETIVMGASFRRTEQILALTGCDRLTISPDLLKQLQEKEEPVIRKLVPSSQTFHRPTPMTEAEFRWEHNQDAMAVEKLSDGIRQFAVDQRKLEDLLAAKL from the coding sequence ATGAACCAGTTAGACGGCATCAAACAATTCACCACCGTTGTGGCAGACAGCGGCGACATTGAGTCCATCCGCCATTATCAACCCGAAGATGCCACCACGAACCCTTCGCTGCTGCTGAAAGCGGCCGGGCTTGACCATTACAGCCATCTGATTGACGACGCCCTTGAGTGGGGTAAAAAGCGCGGCACAACCCAGGAGCAGCAGGTGGCGGAAGCCTGCGATAAGCTGGCGGTCAATTTCGGTGCGGAAATTCTGAAAAGTATCCCTGGCCGCGTGTCCACCGAAGTCGATGCCCGCCTCTCTTTTGATAAGCAAAAAAGCATAGAGAAAGCCCGTCATCTGGTTGACCTGTATCAGCAGCAGGGAATCGATAAATCGCGCATTCTGATCAAGCTGGCCTCCACCTGGGAAGGTATTCGCGCGGCGGAGGAATTAGAAAAAGAGGGCATCCACTGCAACCTGACGCTGCTGTTCTCTTTTGCCCAGGCCCGCGCCTGCGCCGAAGCCGGGGTTTATCTGATCTCGCCGTTTGTTGGCCGTATTTATGACTGGTATCAGGCACGCAGTCCGCTGGACCCGTACGTGGTGGAAGAGGATCCGGGCGTCAAGTCGGTGCGTAATATCTATGACTATTACAAGCAGCACCGCTACGAAACCATCGTGATGGGGGCCAGCTTCCGCCGTACCGAACAGATTCTGGCGCTGACGGGCTGCGACCGTCTGACCATCTCCCCTGACCTGCTGAAACAGTTGCAGGAAAAAGAAGAACCGGTGATCCGCAAGCTGGTGCCCTCCTCACAGACGTTCCATCGCCCGACGCCAATGACCGAAGCCGAATTCCGTTGGGAACACAACCAGGACGCAATGGCGGTTGAAAAACTGTCTGACGGCATTCGCCAGTTCGCCGTCGACCAGCGCAAGCTGGAAGACCTGCTCGCGGCCAAACTTTAA
- the eutM gene encoding ethanolamine utilization microcompartment protein EutM, protein MEALGMIETRGLVALIEASDAMVKAARVKLVGVKQIGGGLVTAMVRGDVAACKAATDAGAAAAQRIGELVSVHVIPRPHGDLEEVFPISFKGDGNI, encoded by the coding sequence ATGGAAGCTTTAGGAATGATTGAAACCCGGGGCCTGGTTGCACTGATTGAGGCCTCTGATGCGATGGTGAAAGCCGCCCGCGTGAAGCTGGTCGGTGTGAAACAGATTGGCGGCGGTCTGGTGACCGCGATGGTGCGCGGCGATGTCGCGGCCTGCAAAGCCGCAACGGACGCGGGTGCCGCCGCCGCGCAGCGGATCGGCGAACTGGTCTCTGTACATGTGATCCCGCGCCCGCACGGCGATCTGGAAGAGGTGTTCCCGATCAGCTTCAAAGGCGACGGCAATATCTAA
- a CDS encoding aldehyde dehydrogenase family protein — MNQQDIEQVVKAVLLKMQGSAQPVAAVHEPGVFASLDDAVAAAKVAQQGLKSVAMRQLAIHAIREAGEKHARELAELAVKETGMGRVEDKYAKNVAQARGTPGVECLSPQALTGDNGLTLIENAPWGVVASVTPSTNPAATVINNAISLIAAGNSVVFAPHPAAKGVSQRAITLLNQAVVAAGGPENLLVTVANPDIETAQRLFKYPGIGLLVVTGGEAVVEAARKHTNKRLIAAGAGNPPVVVDETADLARAARSIVKGASFDNNIICADEKVLIVVDSVADELMRLMEGEQAVRLTAAQAEQLQPVLLKNIDERGKGVVSRDWVGRDAAKIAAAIGLTVPEKTRLLFVETPAAHPFAVTELMMPVLPVVRVANVDEAIALAVQLEDGCHHTAAMHSRNIDNMNQMANAIDTSIFVKNGLCIAGLGLGGEGWTTMTITTPTGEGVTSARTFVRLRRCVLVDAFRIV; from the coding sequence ATGAATCAACAGGATATTGAACAGGTGGTGAAAGCGGTGCTGCTGAAAATGCAGGGCAGCGCGCAGCCGGTGGCCGCCGTTCATGAACCGGGCGTCTTTGCCTCCCTGGATGATGCGGTGGCAGCCGCAAAGGTCGCCCAGCAGGGGCTGAAAAGCGTGGCGATGCGCCAGCTGGCTATTCACGCCATTCGTGAGGCGGGTGAAAAACATGCCCGGGAATTAGCGGAGCTTGCCGTCAAAGAAACCGGCATGGGCCGCGTAGAAGATAAATATGCCAAAAACGTCGCCCAGGCGCGCGGTACGCCGGGCGTGGAGTGCCTGTCGCCACAGGCGCTGACCGGCGATAACGGCCTGACGTTAATCGAAAATGCACCGTGGGGCGTGGTGGCGTCGGTCACGCCGTCCACCAATCCGGCGGCGACAGTGATTAATAACGCCATCAGCCTGATTGCTGCCGGCAACAGCGTGGTGTTTGCTCCCCATCCGGCGGCGAAAGGTGTTTCACAACGCGCCATCACCCTGCTTAACCAGGCGGTAGTCGCCGCTGGTGGGCCGGAAAACCTGCTGGTGACGGTGGCGAATCCGGATATCGAAACCGCCCAGCGGCTGTTTAAGTACCCCGGCATCGGGTTACTGGTGGTTACCGGCGGCGAAGCGGTCGTGGAAGCGGCGCGTAAACACACCAACAAACGGCTGATCGCCGCAGGCGCCGGGAATCCGCCGGTGGTGGTGGATGAAACCGCCGATCTGGCGCGCGCCGCCCGCTCCATCGTCAAAGGCGCATCGTTTGATAACAACATTATCTGCGCCGACGAAAAGGTACTGATTGTCGTCGACAGCGTCGCCGACGAACTGATGCGCCTGATGGAAGGCGAGCAGGCGGTGAGGCTGACCGCCGCACAGGCTGAACAGCTCCAGCCAGTGCTGCTGAAAAATATCGACGAACGCGGCAAGGGGGTGGTCAGCCGCGACTGGGTGGGCCGCGATGCCGCCAAAATCGCCGCCGCCATCGGCCTGACCGTACCGGAAAAGACGCGGCTGCTGTTTGTCGAAACCCCGGCTGCGCACCCGTTCGCGGTTACCGAACTGATGATGCCGGTGCTGCCGGTGGTGCGGGTCGCAAACGTCGACGAAGCCATTGCGCTGGCGGTTCAACTGGAAGATGGCTGCCACCATACCGCGGCGATGCACTCGCGCAATATCGACAATATGAACCAGATGGCGAACGCCATTGATACCAGCATCTTTGTGAAAAACGGACTGTGCATTGCCGGGCTGGGGCTGGGCGGCGAAGGCTGGACCACCATGACCATCACCACGCCGACCGGCGAAGGGGTTACCAGCGCGCGCACCTTTGTCCGTCTGCGCCGCTGTGTGCTGGTGGATGCCTTCAGGATTGTATAA
- the eutT gene encoding ethanolamine utilization cob(I)yrinic acid a,c-diamide adenosyltransferase EutT, producing the protein MNDFITEAWLRANHTLSEGAEIHLPADARLTPSARELLESRRLRIKFLDEQGRLFVDDERQQPQPVHGLTSSDSHPQACCELCRQPVTEKPDTLTHLTADKMVAKSDPRLGFRAALDSTIALTVWLQTELAEPWQPWLADIRSRLGNIMRADAMDEPLAAQAMVGLNEDELHRLSHQPLRYLGHDHLVPEARYGRDAALLNLLRARVRETETVAAQVFISRSFEVLRPDIMQALNRLSSAVYVMMILSVAKQPLSVSEIQQRLGGER; encoded by the coding sequence ATGAACGATTTCATCACCGAAGCGTGGCTCAGAGCGAACCACACGCTCAGCGAAGGGGCGGAAATTCATCTTCCCGCTGACGCCCGCCTGACGCCATCGGCCCGCGAACTGCTGGAAAGCCGCCGCCTGCGCATCAAATTTCTCGATGAGCAGGGGCGCTTGTTTGTTGACGATGAACGCCAGCAGCCGCAGCCGGTACACGGGCTGACCAGCAGCGACAGCCATCCGCAGGCCTGCTGCGAATTGTGTCGCCAGCCGGTGACGGAAAAGCCCGATACGCTGACCCATCTGACCGCCGACAAAATGGTCGCTAAAAGCGATCCGCGCCTTGGCTTTCGCGCCGCGCTGGACAGCACCATCGCGCTCACCGTCTGGCTGCAAACCGAACTGGCGGAACCGTGGCAGCCGTGGCTGGCGGATATCCGCTCGCGCCTTGGCAATATTATGCGCGCCGACGCGATGGACGAACCGCTGGCGGCGCAGGCGATGGTCGGTCTTAACGAAGATGAGCTGCACCGCCTGTCCCATCAGCCGCTGCGCTATCTTGGACACGATCATCTGGTGCCGGAAGCCCGCTACGGTCGCGATGCCGCGCTGCTCAATCTGCTGCGCGCCAGAGTGCGCGAAACGGAAACCGTTGCCGCACAGGTGTTTATCAGCCGCAGCTTCGAGGTTCTGCGCCCGGACATTATGCAGGCGCTGAACCGCCTCTCCAGCGCGGTCTACGTGATGATGATTCTGTCGGTGGCGAAGCAGCCGCTCAGCGTCAGCGAGATCCAACAGCGACTGGGAGGTGAACGATGA
- the eutP gene encoding ethanolamine utilization acetate kinase EutP has translation MKRIAFVGTVGAGKTTLFNALQGNYSLARKTQAVEFNANGDIDTPGEYFSHPRWYHALISTLQDIDTLIYVHAANDKESRLPAGLLDIGASKRHIAVISKTDMPDADLPATQELLRAMGFQEPIFALNNRDPRSVQQLVDYLTRLSQKEEGAGEKTHHS, from the coding sequence ATGAAGCGTATTGCGTTTGTGGGTACGGTTGGCGCGGGAAAAACCACGCTTTTTAATGCCCTGCAAGGCAATTACTCCCTCGCCAGAAAAACGCAGGCCGTGGAATTTAATGCTAATGGCGACATTGATACACCAGGGGAATATTTCAGCCATCCCCGCTGGTATCACGCCTTAATTAGCACGCTGCAGGATATCGACACGCTGATTTACGTCCATGCGGCAAATGATAAAGAAAGTCGCTTACCCGCCGGGCTATTGGATATTGGCGCCAGTAAACGACATATCGCGGTGATCAGCAAAACGGATATGCCGGATGCCGATCTCCCCGCCACGCAGGAGCTACTGCGCGCAATGGGCTTTCAGGAGCCGATTTTTGCGCTTAATAACCGTGACCCGCGCAGCGTACAGCAGCTGGTGGACTATCTGACCAGGCTTAGCCAAAAGGAGGAAGGGGCAGGTGAAAAAACTCATCACAGCTAA